Sequence from the Clostridium saccharobutylicum DSM 13864 genome:
TCTTTTAGACATAATAGAAGTTTTAAGAGGTGAAAATGGATGTCCTTGGGATAGAGAGCAAACTCATAAATCACTTGAAAAAGCTTTAGTAGAAGAGTCTTATGAAGTTATAGATGCTATAGAGAAAGATGATGATAATTCATTGATTGAAGAACTAGGGGATGTACTTCTTCAAGTTGTGTTTCATGCATCAATTGGAAAAGAAGATGGATATTTTGATATAGGAGACATAATTGAAGGAATTTGCAATAAGATGATAAGCAGACATCCGCATGTTTTCCGAAATTCAAATAAGATAGATTCATCTGAAGAAGTGATTGAAAAGTGGGAAGATTTAAAGAAAAAGGAAAAGGGTTATGAAAGTTTGACTGAAGAAATGAATGGTATAACAAAAGGATTACCTTCGCTTTTAAGAGCTCATAAGATTCAACAAAAGGCTAAGAAAGTTGGATTTGATTTTGAAGATTTAAATTCAGTTATAAACAAAGTAAAAGAGGAGCTTGAAGAGGTAATTGATGTATATAATACAAAGAATATGGAGAAAATAAAAGAAGAGGTTGGGGATTTATTATTTTCATGTGTTAATGTTGCAAGATTTTTAAATATAGATGAAGAAATTGCATTAAATTTTACGGCTGATAAGTTTATAAAAAGATTTGATTATATTGAAAGAATGGCTAAAGAAAAAGGAATAAAATTAGTTGATATGAAATTGAATGAAATGGATAAACTTTGGGTAGAATCAAAAAAACTAGATTAATGTAAATTTTATTAAAGGAATTTTTTAGTTTATGAAGAATTATAATTTATAAAGAACTATGTTGTAAAGATTTATTGTATTATTTAGTTAAGTGTAGGGAAATGAAGAGTTTTCTATAGACGGGTAGCTGAAGAGGTTATATAATAAAGAAGTGCAATTTAGTACATATAAGAAAGCAGTTAGAAAATAAATAACTGGATTTTAAGGAGGATGTTATTGTGAATAAAGCAGAATTAATAACTAGTATGGCAGAAAAAAGTAAATTAACAAAAAAAGATGCAGAATTAGCTTTAAAGTCTTTTATAGAAAGCGTTGAAGAAGCATTAGAAAATGGTGAAAAGGTTCAATTAGTTGGATTTGGAACTTTCGAAACAAGAGAAAGAGCAG
This genomic interval carries:
- the mazG gene encoding nucleoside triphosphate pyrophosphohydrolase, producing MIKIVGLGPGAKEALTVGTIIELENNKNIFLRTEKHPTVDYLEEKNIKFGTYDNVYESMDSFDEVYLSIANDLIEKHKKLGDLVYAVPGHPLVAEKSVFNLINLCKKNNIEYKVMPAVSFIDAMMEALMIDPIEGLKVIDAFDINNQVLDKRIGTIITQVYNPLIASEVKLKLLEQYNDETEIYFVRAARIQGQESIRVIPLFELDMQEDIDYLTSIYIPKDLNNKRDFNDLLDIIEVLRGENGCPWDREQTHKSLEKALVEESYEVIDAIEKDDDNSLIEELGDVLLQVVFHASIGKEDGYFDIGDIIEGICNKMISRHPHVFRNSNKIDSSEEVIEKWEDLKKKEKGYESLTEEMNGITKGLPSLLRAHKIQQKAKKVGFDFEDLNSVINKVKEELEEVIDVYNTKNMEKIKEEVGDLLFSCVNVARFLNIDEEIALNFTADKFIKRFDYIERMAKEKGIKLVDMKLNEMDKLWVESKKLD
- a CDS encoding HU family DNA-binding protein is translated as MNKAELITSMAEKSKLTKKDAELALKSFIESVEEALENGEKVQLVGFGTFETRERAAREGRNPRTKEVINIPATTVPVFKAGKEFKDKVNK